From Etheostoma cragini isolate CJK2018 chromosome 10, CSU_Ecrag_1.0, whole genome shotgun sequence, the proteins below share one genomic window:
- the p2ry4 gene encoding P2Y purinoceptor 4, protein METVISRRGVHNQTSAFTSIFNSSCYFDEEFKYILLPVSYSLVFVVGFVLNATALWLFLKMRPWKPSTVFMFHLALSDFLYVLSLPTLIYYYANRSHWPFGLAVCKMVRFLFYANLYCSILLLTCISVHRYLGICHPLKTLTLVKSRHAHLVCGMVWGVVSVCLVPNLIFVTTSRRGNDTLCHDTTNQEAFKKYVDYSSVIMVLLFGIPFLVIVVCYCLMARALCRPRQGISASQQGAASRQKSIKLIIVVLVVFAVSFVPFHITRTLYYTSRVLDLNCKILNIVNFTYKITRPLASINSCIDPILYFLAGDHYRAKMLSFLTGKRQTTTSQTPEQAPTQPNNNHGIALIYKNSVLKASKDTER, encoded by the coding sequence ATGGAAACGGTTATCAGCAGACGCGGCGTGCACAACCAGACATCGGCTTTCACCTCAATCTTCAACTCTAGCTGTTACTTTGACGAGGAGTTTAAATACATCCTGCTGCCCGTGTCCTACAGTCTGGTGTTCGTGGTCGGCTTCGTGCTCAATGCAACTGCTTTGTGGTTGTTCCTTAAGATGCGTCCGTGGAAGCCAAGTACCGTGTTCATGTTCCACCTCGCCCTGTCCGACTTCCTGTACGTCCTCTCCCTGCCCACCCTCATCTACTACTACGCCAACCGCAGTCACTGGCCTTTTGGATTGGCCGTCTGCAAAATGGTGCGCTTCCTCTTCTATGCCAACCTCTACTGCAGCATCCTCTTACTCACCTGCATTAGTGTGCATCGTTACCTGGGCATCTGCCACCCACTCAAAACACTGACCCTGGTGAAGTCCCGCCATGCCCACCTGGTGTGCGGTATGGTGTGGGGTGTGGTGAGCGTGTGCCTGGTGCCCAACCTCATCTTTGTCACCACCTCCAGGAGGGGCAATGACACCCTTTGCCATGACACAACCAACCAGGAGGCCTTTAAGAAGTACGTGGACTACAGCTCTGTCATCATGGTGCTCCTTTTTGGCATCCCGTTCCTGGTCATTGTGGTGTGTTACTGCTTGATGGCGAGGGCCCTGTGCCGACCCAGACAGGGAATCTCTGCCAGCCAGCAGGGCGCCGCCTCACGTCAGAAGTCCATCAAGCTCATCATCGTGGTGTTGGTGGTTTTTGCTGTGAGCTTCGTCCCATTTCACATCACACGGACGCTCTACTACACCTCCCGTGTTTTAGATCTGAACTGTAAAATTCTCAACATTGTCAACTTTACTTACAAGATCACCCGGCCGCTGGCGAGCATCAACAGCTGCATTGACCCGATTTTGTACTTCCTGGCTGGGGATCACTACAGAgccaaaatgttgtcttttctgacgggaaaaagacagacaacaaCTAGCCAAACACCTGAACAGGCACCCACACAGCCGAACAATAACCATGGCATTGCTCTGATCTACAAGAACTCTGTCCTGAAAGCCAGCAAAGACACTGAGAGATAG